In a single window of the Massilia oculi genome:
- a CDS encoding protein-glutamate methylesterase/protein-glutamine glutaminase has translation MKTKVLIVDDSALIRSVMSEIVNSQPDLEVVATAPDPLVARELIKKHNPDVLTLDVEMPKMDGLDFLEKLMRLRPMPVLMVSSLTERGSEITMRALELGAVDFVTKPKISIQTGMREYADMIADKIRAAARARIAPRSRTPQAASAPLSALRSPLISSEKLIIIGASTGGTEAIREFLMQMPSDCPGILIAQHMPEGFTSSFARRLDALCRISVVESAGNERVLPGHAYIAPGHSHLLLTRSGANYMTRIEQSPPVNRHRPSVDVLFRSAAQAAGKNAVGVILTGMGKDGAAGMLEMRQAGAHNFAQDEASCVVFGMPREAIALGAAHDVGPLQALPRMVLEHLAAQGGRALRV, from the coding sequence ATGAAGACCAAGGTGCTGATCGTCGACGACTCCGCGCTGATCCGCAGCGTGATGAGCGAGATCGTCAATTCCCAGCCCGACCTCGAAGTGGTCGCCACCGCGCCCGATCCGCTGGTCGCGCGCGAGTTGATAAAAAAACACAACCCTGACGTGCTGACGCTGGACGTCGAGATGCCCAAGATGGACGGCCTCGACTTCCTGGAAAAGCTGATGCGCCTGCGCCCGATGCCCGTGCTGATGGTGTCGTCGCTGACCGAGCGCGGCTCGGAAATCACGATGCGCGCGCTCGAACTGGGCGCGGTCGACTTCGTGACCAAGCCGAAGATCTCGATCCAGACCGGCATGCGCGAGTATGCCGACATGATCGCCGACAAGATCCGCGCCGCCGCACGCGCGCGCATCGCGCCGCGTTCGCGCACGCCGCAGGCAGCCAGTGCGCCGCTGTCGGCCTTGAGGAGTCCCCTGATCTCTTCCGAAAAGCTGATCATCATCGGCGCCTCGACCGGCGGCACCGAAGCGATCCGCGAATTCCTGATGCAGATGCCGTCCGACTGCCCGGGCATCCTGATCGCCCAGCACATGCCGGAAGGCTTCACCAGTTCCTTCGCCAGGCGCCTGGATGCGCTGTGCAGGATCAGCGTGGTCGAGTCCGCAGGCAACGAGCGGGTGCTGCCCGGCCACGCCTATATCGCGCCGGGCCACTCGCACCTGCTGCTGACGCGTTCGGGCGCCAACTACATGACCCGTATCGAGCAGTCGCCGCCGGTCAACCGCCACCGTCCCTCGGTCGACGTGCTGTTCCGCTCCGCCGCGCAGGCGGCCGGTAAAAACGCCGTTGGTGTTATCCTGACCGGCATGGGCAAGGACGGTGCGGCCGGCATGCTCGAGATGCGCCAGGCCGGCGCCCACAACTTCGCCCAGGACGAAGCCAGCTGCGTCGTGTTCGGCATGCCGCGTGAAGCGATCGCGCTGGGCGCCGCCCATGACGTGGGCCCCTTGCAGGCCTTGCCGCGCATGGTGCTCGAACATCTGGCGGCGCAGGGCGGCCGGGCGTTGCGTGTTTGA
- a CDS encoding CheR family methyltransferase: MPQQKTETVKEFDFTRRDFERVRALIHQRAGISLADSKQEMVYSRLARRLRATGIQSFANYLDDLEAGRMDREWESFTNALTTNLTSFFREAHHFPLLLDHLLAARKKDTRPLTIWCSAASTGEEPYSIAMTACEAFNTLTPPVHIVATDIDTNVLSTASNGVYPMERLDKMSPERLRRFFLKGKGAHEGMARVRPELRNLITFKQLNLLADGWPLEGQFDAIFCRNVMIYFDKPTQRKILGRFVPLMKPHALLFAGHSENFLYVSDALRLRGKTVYELDGRSA, from the coding sequence GTGCCGCAGCAGAAAACAGAGACGGTCAAGGAATTCGACTTCACGCGCCGTGACTTCGAACGGGTACGCGCGCTGATCCACCAGCGCGCCGGCATTTCGCTGGCCGACAGCAAGCAGGAAATGGTCTACAGCCGCCTGGCGCGACGCCTGCGCGCGACCGGCATCCAGTCGTTCGCCAACTACCTGGACGACCTGGAAGCGGGCCGCATGGACCGCGAGTGGGAATCGTTCACCAATGCGCTGACGACCAACCTGACCTCGTTCTTCCGCGAGGCGCATCATTTTCCGCTCCTGCTCGATCACCTGCTTGCCGCACGCAAGAAGGACACGCGCCCGCTCACGATCTGGTGCTCGGCGGCGTCGACCGGCGAAGAGCCATATTCGATCGCGATGACGGCCTGCGAGGCCTTCAACACGCTCACGCCCCCGGTGCACATCGTCGCCACCGACATCGACACCAACGTGCTGTCGACCGCCTCGAATGGCGTGTATCCGATGGAACGGCTCGACAAGATGTCGCCCGAGCGCCTGCGCCGCTTCTTCCTGAAAGGGAAGGGCGCCCACGAGGGCATGGCGCGCGTGCGCCCAGAGCTGCGCAACCTGATCACCTTCAAGCAATTGAACCTGCTGGCCGACGGCTGGCCGCTGGAAGGGCAGTTCGACGCCATCTTTTGCCGTAACGTGATGATTTATTTCGACAAGCCGACCCAGCGCAAGATCCTGGGCCGCTTCGTGCCGCTGATGAAGCCGCATGCGCTGCTGTTCGCCGGTCACTCCGAGAACTTCCTGTACGTGTCGGATGCGCTGCGCCTGCGCGGCAAGACGGTGTACGAACTCGATGGACGCAGTGCCTGA
- a CDS encoding chemotaxis protein CheW yields MSNLANTTSADGTANDGAGNEFLAFTLGSEEYGIDILKVQEIRGYEAVTRIANAPEFIKGVINLRGIIIPVVDMRIKFNLGTPVYDQFTVVIILNIGGRIMGMVVDSVSDVTTLTPDQIKPAPEMGTAFNSDYMIGLGTVDERMLILVDIDKLMSSGEMGLIDKLAA; encoded by the coding sequence ATGTCCAACCTGGCAAACACCACCTCGGCTGACGGGACCGCAAACGACGGCGCCGGCAACGAATTCCTGGCCTTCACCCTGGGCTCGGAAGAATACGGCATCGACATCCTGAAAGTGCAGGAAATCCGGGGCTACGAAGCGGTGACCCGCATCGCCAACGCACCCGAATTCATCAAGGGCGTGATCAACCTGCGCGGCATCATCATCCCGGTGGTCGACATGCGCATCAAGTTCAACCTGGGCACCCCGGTGTACGACCAGTTCACCGTCGTGATCATCCTGAACATCGGCGGCCGCATCATGGGCATGGTGGTCGACAGCGTGTCCGACGTGACCACCCTGACGCCGGACCAGATCAAGCCGGCGCCAGAGATGGGCACCGCCTTCAATTCCGACTACATGATCGGCCTGGGCACCGTCGACGAGCGCATGCTGATCCTGGTCGACATCGACAAGCTGATGTCCTCGGGCGAGATGGGCCTGATCGACAAGCTGGCCGCCTGA
- a CDS encoding response regulator: MAKTILAVDDSSSLRQMVAFSLKAAGYNVVEAVDGQDGLDKAKLQNVDLVLTDQNMPKMDGLQLIKTLRTLPGYAKTPILMLTTESSDEMKNKGRAAGANGWLVKPFDPQRLIEVVKKVIG; the protein is encoded by the coding sequence ATGGCAAAAACGATTCTCGCGGTCGACGATTCCAGTTCGCTGCGCCAGATGGTGGCGTTCAGCCTGAAGGCGGCTGGCTACAACGTGGTGGAGGCCGTGGACGGCCAGGACGGCCTGGACAAGGCGAAACTGCAGAACGTCGACCTGGTGCTGACCGACCAGAACATGCCGAAGATGGACGGCCTGCAGCTGATCAAGACCCTGCGCACGCTGCCGGGCTACGCCAAGACCCCGATCCTGATGCTCACCACCGAGTCGTCGGACGAGATGAAGAACAAAGGCCGCGCCGCCGGCGCCAACGGCTGGCTGGTCAAGCCCTTCGATCCGCAGCGCCTGATCGAGGTGGTCAAAAAAGTGATCGGCTGA
- the cheA gene encoding chemotaxis protein CheA has product MTIDISQFYQVFFDEAEELLAEMERLLLGVDVAAPDAEDLNAIFRTAHSVKGGASTFGLTDMCDVTHVLESLLDRIRKGEMALTSNHVDAFLAAKDGLKMQLDGHRHGAAVDNEAIANVRMALHDLAEGLVPAAPVVAPSYLTAQPRTEHQIEGAHRYKIELPQVAQRDINALVDELGLMGRVSVAPLEGGRTALVITTHESLDDIIAICSFVLDPDDLKIFEAPALTPEQRAIEAAERKRIEDAQGYGFFGPDDDVGPAGGELSEDDLGYGFFQPIEQIRAAAGIVAPAPEPVAASISAQAHGHAQSVVEHLAELSAEKKAARKDAQSESSSIRVSVEKVDQLINLIGELVITNAMLEQRSSVLDPILHERLLSSVSQLGRNTRELQEAVMSIRMMPMDFVFSRFPRMVRDLAGKLGKKVDFITHGAATELDKGLIERIVDPLTHLVRNSIDHGVEMPAARVAAGKSEAGRLFLSAGHQGGHIVIEVADDGGGLNREKILAKAASNGLAVSSTMSDAEVWQLIFAPGFSTAEVVTDVSGRGVGMDVVKRNITAMGGTVDIRSAAGFGTTISISLPLTLAILDGMSIRSGDEIYILPLSFVVESLQPAPEDVRDIAGRGRVLKVRGEYLPLIPLHQMFDIEPRHREPSDGIVVILETEGKKAALFVDELVGQQQVVVKNLEANYRKVAGISGATIMGDGGVALILDVAALVRSSRQLADDPVVPSIFTQ; this is encoded by the coding sequence ATGACCATCGACATCAGCCAGTTCTACCAGGTCTTTTTCGACGAAGCGGAAGAACTGCTCGCCGAAATGGAACGCCTGCTACTGGGCGTCGACGTCGCCGCGCCCGATGCAGAAGACCTGAACGCGATCTTCCGCACCGCCCACTCGGTCAAGGGCGGCGCATCGACCTTCGGCCTGACCGATATGTGCGACGTGACCCACGTGCTGGAGTCGCTGCTGGACCGCATCCGCAAGGGCGAGATGGCGCTGACCTCGAACCACGTGGACGCCTTCCTGGCGGCCAAGGACGGGCTCAAGATGCAGCTCGACGGCCACCGGCATGGCGCGGCGGTCGACAACGAGGCCATCGCCAACGTGCGCATGGCCCTGCACGACCTGGCCGAGGGCCTGGTGCCGGCCGCGCCGGTGGTGGCGCCGTCCTACCTGACGGCCCAGCCGCGCACCGAGCACCAGATCGAAGGCGCGCACCGCTACAAGATCGAGTTGCCGCAGGTGGCCCAGCGCGACATCAACGCCCTGGTCGACGAACTGGGGCTGATGGGCCGGGTCTCGGTGGCGCCGCTCGAGGGCGGACGCACGGCGCTGGTCATCACCACCCACGAAAGCCTGGACGACATCATCGCGATCTGCTCCTTCGTGCTCGACCCCGACGACCTGAAAATCTTCGAGGCGCCGGCGCTCACGCCGGAGCAGCGCGCGATCGAGGCGGCCGAGCGCAAGCGCATCGAGGATGCCCAGGGCTACGGTTTCTTCGGCCCCGACGACGACGTCGGCCCGGCCGGCGGCGAGCTGTCGGAAGACGATCTCGGCTACGGTTTCTTCCAGCCGATCGAGCAGATCCGCGCCGCGGCCGGCATCGTCGCGCCCGCGCCGGAACCCGTGGCCGCCAGCATCTCGGCGCAGGCGCACGGTCATGCCCAAAGCGTGGTCGAACACCTGGCCGAACTGAGCGCCGAGAAAAAGGCGGCCAGGAAGGACGCTCAGTCCGAATCGTCGTCGATCCGGGTCTCGGTCGAGAAGGTCGACCAGCTGATCAACCTGATCGGCGAACTGGTGATCACCAATGCCATGCTCGAGCAGCGCAGCAGCGTGCTCGACCCGATCCTGCACGAACGCCTGCTGTCGTCGGTGAGCCAGCTGGGCCGCAACACGCGCGAGCTGCAAGAGGCCGTGATGTCGATCCGCATGATGCCGATGGACTTCGTGTTCTCGCGCTTCCCGCGCATGGTGCGCGACCTCGCGGGCAAGCTCGGCAAGAAGGTCGACTTCATCACCCACGGCGCCGCCACCGAACTCGACAAGGGCCTGATCGAGCGCATCGTCGATCCGCTGACCCACCTGGTGCGCAACTCGATCGACCACGGCGTCGAGATGCCGGCCGCGCGCGTCGCCGCCGGCAAGTCGGAAGCGGGGCGGCTGTTCCTGTCCGCCGGCCACCAGGGCGGCCACATCGTGATCGAGGTGGCGGACGACGGCGGCGGCCTGAATCGCGAAAAAATCCTCGCCAAGGCGGCCTCGAATGGGCTGGCCGTATCAAGCACGATGAGCGACGCGGAAGTCTGGCAGCTGATCTTCGCGCCGGGCTTCTCGACCGCCGAAGTGGTCACCGACGTCTCCGGCCGCGGGGTCGGCATGGACGTCGTCAAGCGCAACATCACCGCCATGGGCGGCACGGTCGACATCCGTTCGGCGGCCGGTTTCGGCACCACGATCTCGATCTCGCTGCCCCTGACGCTGGCGATCCTGGACGGCATGTCGATCAGGAGCGGCGACGAAATCTACATCCTGCCGCTGTCCTTCGTGGTCGAGTCGCTGCAGCCGGCGCCCGAAGACGTGCGCGACATCGCCGGGCGCGGGCGCGTGCTGAAGGTGCGGGGCGAATACTTGCCCCTGATCCCGCTGCACCAGATGTTCGACATCGAGCCGCGCCACCGCGAACCGAGCGACGGCATCGTCGTCATCCTCGAGACCGAGGGCAAGAAGGCGGCGCTGTTCGTGGACGAGCTAGTGGGCCAGCAGCAGGTGGTGGTCAAGAACCTGGAGGCGAATTACCGCAAAGTGGCCGGGATCTCCGGCGCAACCATCATGGGCGACGGCGGCGTCGCCCTGATCCTCGACGTGGCGGCGCTGGTGCGCTCGTCGCGTCAGCTGGCCGACGATCCCGTCGTCCCATCAATTTTCACTCAATAA
- the cheD gene encoding chemoreceptor glutamine deamidase CheD — protein MNSQFATNLYHDRTFNVDAAKILPGEYFYTNKDMLIATVLGSCVSACIRDRLTGLGGMNHFMLPDGGADAGSNPVSASMRYGSFAMEILINDLLKAGARREHLEAKVFGGGAVLRGFTAMNVGERNAAFVMQFLKTERIPVLAEDLNDIYPRKVFFFPRTGKVLVKKLMQTQDDTLAKRELDYAKRLKVEPVGGAIDLF, from the coding sequence ATGAACAGCCAGTTCGCCACCAATCTCTATCACGACCGTACCTTCAACGTCGACGCGGCCAAGATCCTGCCGGGCGAGTATTTCTATACCAATAAGGACATGCTGATCGCGACCGTGCTCGGCTCTTGCGTCTCGGCCTGCATCCGCGACCGCCTGACCGGACTGGGCGGCATGAACCATTTCATGCTGCCCGACGGCGGCGCCGACGCCGGCAGCAATCCGGTGTCGGCCTCGATGCGCTACGGATCGTTCGCGATGGAGATCCTGATCAATGACCTGCTCAAGGCCGGGGCGCGCCGCGAACACCTGGAAGCGAAGGTGTTCGGCGGCGGCGCCGTGCTGCGCGGCTTCACCGCGATGAACGTCGGCGAGCGCAATGCCGCCTTCGTGATGCAGTTCCTCAAGACCGAACGCATCCCGGTGCTGGCCGAAGACCTGAACGACATCTATCCGCGCAAGGTGTTTTTCTTCCCGCGCACGGGCAAGGTGCTGGTCAAGAAACTGATGCAAACCCAGGACGATACGCTGGCGAAGCGCGAGCTCGACTACGCCAAGCGACTCAAGGTCGAACCCGTCGGTGGCGCCATCGACCTGTTCTGA
- a CDS encoding class I SAM-dependent methyltransferase has translation MAPTLPTTPPPAPDLAPRLLRFPAVRALLIQVAAFPLTLAIVYLLASSGLVLSYWHVALVQGVLAALLSWWRGLASWWRAIQFAFPLALLGASALAIPPAAFLAIFLFLLLLYWSTYRTQVPYYPSGRTVWEAVADALPQGRPVRVIDIGSGVGGLVLELQRRRPESRIEGIELAPLPWLASHLRALATRSRARFTRGDYEKLDLGDYDAVFAYLSPAAMSALWRKAAREMRPGSMLFSYEFIIEDRPPSRVIHPAVGGPALYMWDF, from the coding sequence ATGGCACCGACGCTGCCGACGACGCCGCCACCGGCGCCTGACTTGGCGCCACGTCTGCTACGCTTTCCCGCAGTCCGGGCGCTCCTGATCCAGGTCGCCGCCTTTCCGCTCACGCTCGCCATCGTCTACCTGCTCGCCAGTAGCGGCCTGGTCTTGTCGTATTGGCACGTCGCCCTGGTGCAGGGCGTGCTGGCCGCGCTGCTGTCCTGGTGGCGCGGCCTGGCCAGCTGGTGGCGCGCCATCCAGTTCGCCTTTCCACTGGCGCTGCTTGGGGCCAGCGCGCTGGCGATCCCGCCGGCTGCCTTCCTCGCCATTTTCCTGTTCCTCTTGTTGCTGTACTGGTCGACCTACCGCACGCAAGTGCCGTATTACCCGTCCGGGCGCACGGTGTGGGAGGCGGTCGCCGACGCGCTGCCGCAGGGCCGGCCGGTGCGTGTGATCGACATCGGCAGCGGCGTCGGCGGCCTGGTCCTCGAGCTGCAGCGGCGCCGGCCGGAGTCGCGCATCGAGGGCATCGAGCTGGCGCCGCTGCCGTGGCTGGCCAGCCACCTGCGTGCGCTGGCCACCCGTAGCCGCGCGCGTTTCACCCGCGGCGACTATGAAAAACTCGACCTCGGCGACTACGATGCCGTGTTCGCCTACCTGTCTCCCGCCGCGATGAGCGCGCTGTGGCGCAAGGCCGCCCGGGAGATGCGGCCCGGCTCGATGCTTTTCAGTTACGAATTCATCATCGAAGACCGGCCGCCGAGCCGTGTCATCCATCCTGCCGTGGGCGGGCCGGCGCTCTATATGTGGGACTTTTAG
- the flhD gene encoding flagellar transcriptional regulator FlhD — translation MTMNDMMAEIRDANLSYLMLAQQMIRADKVTAIFRLGVSAEIADLIEGMSNAQILKLAGGNMMLARFRFDDTAILGMLTSHTKERSLAQSHAAILMAGQPVEEIV, via the coding sequence ATGACGATGAACGACATGATGGCTGAGATTCGCGACGCAAACCTGAGCTACCTGATGCTGGCCCAGCAGATGATTCGTGCCGACAAAGTCACCGCCATCTTCCGCCTGGGGGTGTCGGCCGAGATCGCCGACCTGATCGAAGGCATGAGCAACGCCCAGATCCTGAAGCTCGCCGGCGGCAACATGATGCTGGCCCGCTTCCGCTTCGACGACACCGCGATCCTGGGCATGCTGACCAGCCACACCAAGGAACGCAGCCTGGCGCAATCGCACGCCGCCATCCTGATGGCGGGCCAGCCGGTCGAAGAGATCGTATAA
- the cheZ gene encoding protein phosphatase CheZ: MGEMNSAIGAGAASNEEVLSRIGHMTRALHESLRGLGLDKLIEKAASDIPDARDRLDYVARLSEQAAKKVLDATDTAGPLQDAIETRAAELSGGWQALLDKGASEAEWREMAQRTIASMNESASGAVATRAELMNIMMAQDFQDLTGQVIGRITGIAQNLEKQLVQVLIDFAPSEIKRELDNGLLNGPQIKPTGTEVVANQGQVDDLLDSLGF; the protein is encoded by the coding sequence ATGGGTGAGATGAACTCGGCGATCGGCGCCGGGGCCGCCTCGAACGAAGAGGTGCTGAGCCGAATCGGCCACATGACCCGCGCCCTGCATGAAAGCCTGCGCGGGCTCGGACTGGACAAGCTGATCGAGAAGGCGGCGAGCGACATCCCCGATGCGCGCGACCGCCTGGACTACGTGGCGCGCCTGTCGGAACAGGCGGCCAAGAAGGTGCTGGACGCGACCGACACGGCCGGCCCGCTGCAGGACGCCATCGAGACCCGCGCGGCCGAGTTGTCGGGCGGCTGGCAGGCGCTGCTGGACAAGGGCGCCAGCGAGGCCGAATGGCGCGAGATGGCCCAGCGCACGATCGCCAGCATGAACGAGTCGGCGTCCGGCGCGGTCGCCACGCGCGCCGAGCTGATGAACATCATGATGGCCCAGGACTTCCAGGACCTGACCGGCCAGGTGATCGGCCGCATCACCGGCATCGCGCAAAACCTCGAGAAGCAGCTGGTGCAGGTGCTGATCGATTTCGCGCCGAGCGAGATCAAGCGCGAGCTGGACAACGGCCTGCTGAACGGTCCGCAGATCAAGCCGACCGGCACCGAAGTGGTGGCCAACCAGGGCCAGGTCGACGACCTGCTCGACAGCCTCGGGTTCTGA
- a CDS encoding chemotaxis protein gives MTRKKILGSHVKRLLSGVSMHGRRHLTEVETDLLQTELLLEEAIDKLTASFMAVHTAVGARQEAIGRLLEGGTPTPEDRVLLSSMSGEVGAHLNTAITSMQFQDMTAQLIERTLRRVAGLRDFLGTLSEHGADIAPDTHSDEIVERLGKVSMALAIQSLELRSLLRRSVEQKHLESGDVELF, from the coding sequence ATGACAAGAAAAAAAATACTGGGATCGCATGTAAAGCGCCTGCTGTCGGGCGTGTCCATGCACGGGCGGCGCCACCTGACCGAGGTCGAGACCGACCTGCTGCAGACCGAACTGCTGCTGGAAGAGGCGATCGACAAGCTCACCGCCAGCTTCATGGCGGTGCACACGGCGGTCGGCGCGCGCCAGGAAGCGATCGGGCGGCTGCTGGAGGGCGGCACGCCGACGCCGGAAGACCGGGTCTTGCTGTCGTCGATGTCGGGCGAGGTAGGCGCGCACCTGAACACGGCGATCACCAGCATGCAGTTCCAGGACATGACGGCGCAACTGATTGAACGTACACTGCGACGCGTGGCGGGCTTGCGCGATTTTCTGGGCACGCTCAGCGAGCATGGCGCCGATATCGCGCCCGACACCCACAGCGACGAGATCGTCGAGCGGCTCGGCAAGGTCAGCATGGCGCTGGCGATCCAGTCGCTCGAACTGCGCAGCTTGCTGCGCCGCTCGGTCGAGCAGAAGCACCTGGAAAGCGGCGACGTCGAGCTGTTCTGA
- the motB gene encoding flagellar motor protein MotB, whose translation MADDNARPIVVKRIKKVAGGHHGGAWKIAYADFVTAMMAFFLLMWLLGSTAKGDLVGIAEYFKTPLKVAMAGGSGSGDSSSVIKGGGEDLTRTQGQVKRGDSVPEKKTYDLQAAKAALAREESARLQTLKARIESAIEVNPMLKKYQNQLLLDITSEGLRIQIVDEKNRPMFALAKAELQPYTKEILHIIGMVLNEVPNRIGISGHTDSTPYYSDAGYSNWELSADRANASRREMVLGGLQDDKVLRVVGLASAAHLDAKDPFNPVNRRISIIVMNKRTEDAVRRDAATLDVPAEDAEAAATATLEAVKK comes from the coding sequence ATGGCTGACGACAACGCGCGGCCCATCGTCGTCAAGCGCATCAAGAAGGTGGCCGGCGGCCACCACGGCGGCGCCTGGAAGATCGCCTACGCCGACTTCGTGACCGCGATGATGGCGTTCTTCCTGCTCATGTGGCTGCTGGGCTCGACCGCCAAGGGCGACCTGGTCGGCATTGCCGAATACTTCAAGACGCCGCTGAAGGTGGCGATGGCGGGCGGCTCCGGTTCGGGCGACTCGTCGTCCGTCATCAAGGGCGGCGGCGAAGACCTGACCCGGACCCAGGGCCAGGTCAAGCGCGGCGATTCGGTGCCCGAGAAGAAGACCTACGACCTGCAGGCGGCCAAGGCCGCGCTGGCGCGCGAGGAGAGCGCCCGCCTGCAGACGCTGAAGGCGCGCATCGAGTCGGCCATCGAGGTCAACCCGATGCTCAAGAAGTACCAGAACCAGCTGCTGCTCGACATCACCAGCGAAGGCCTGCGGATCCAGATCGTGGACGAGAAGAACCGCCCGATGTTCGCGCTGGCCAAGGCCGAGCTGCAGCCGTATACAAAAGAGATCCTGCACATCATCGGCATGGTGCTCAACGAGGTGCCGAACAGGATCGGCATCTCGGGCCATACCGATTCGACGCCGTACTACAGCGATGCAGGCTACAGCAACTGGGAATTGTCGGCCGACCGCGCCAACGCCTCGCGCCGCGAGATGGTGCTGGGCGGCCTGCAGGACGACAAGGTGCTGCGCGTGGTGGGCCTGGCCTCGGCCGCCCACCTCGATGCGAAGGACCCGTTCAACCCGGTCAACCGCCGCATCAGCATCATCGTCATGAACAAGCGCACCGAAGACGCGGTGCGGCGCGACGCGGCGACATTGGACGTGCCGGCGGAGGACGCCGAGGCGGCGGCCACCGCCACGCTTGAAGCCGTGAAAAAATAG
- the motA gene encoding flagellar motor stator protein MotA, whose translation MLVIVGYIIVCACVFGGFALAGGHLASLWQPIELLMIGGAAFGAFFVGNNGKSIKATMKAFPSVFKGSKFTKDMYMELMALQFDVLSKVRKEGLMSIEGDIEAPESSPLFSKYPAVLADHHIVEFMTDYLRLMVSGNMDAMQIENLMDNEIETHHHEGAVPAHVIAKIGDGLPAFGIVAAVMGVVHTMESVGLPPAELGILIAKALVGTFLGILLAYAFVSPLASVLEQKLEESTKMFQCVKVTLLASLNGYAPALAVEFGRKVLYSTERPSFAELEEHIKKKK comes from the coding sequence TTGTTAGTGATCGTTGGTTACATCATCGTCTGCGCCTGCGTGTTCGGCGGGTTTGCGCTCGCCGGCGGCCACCTGGCTTCGTTGTGGCAGCCGATCGAGCTCTTGATGATTGGCGGCGCCGCCTTTGGCGCCTTCTTTGTCGGTAACAACGGCAAGTCGATCAAGGCCACCATGAAGGCCTTCCCGAGTGTCTTCAAGGGTTCCAAGTTCACCAAAGACATGTATATGGAGCTGATGGCCCTGCAATTCGACGTGCTGTCGAAAGTCCGCAAGGAAGGCCTGATGTCGATCGAGGGCGACATCGAGGCGCCCGAATCGTCGCCGCTGTTCTCTAAGTATCCGGCGGTGCTGGCCGACCATCACATCGTCGAGTTCATGACCGATTACCTGCGCCTGATGGTGTCGGGAAACATGGATGCGATGCAGATCGAAAACCTGATGGACAACGAGATCGAGACCCACCACCACGAGGGCGCCGTGCCGGCCCACGTGATCGCCAAGATCGGCGACGGCCTGCCGGCCTTCGGCATCGTGGCGGCGGTCATGGGCGTGGTCCACACCATGGAATCGGTCGGCCTGCCGCCGGCCGAGCTGGGCATCCTGATCGCGAAGGCGCTGGTCGGTACCTTCCTCGGCATCCTGCTGGCCTACGCCTTCGTCAGCCCGCTGGCCAGCGTGCTGGAACAGAAGCTCGAAGAGTCGACCAAGATGTTCCAGTGCGTGAAAGTCACGCTGCTGGCGAGCCTGAACGGCTACGCGCCGGCGCTGGCCGTCGAATTCGGCCGCAAGGTGCTGTACTCGACCGAGCGCCCGAGCTTCGCCGAGCTCGAAGAGCACATCAAGAAGAAGAAGTAA
- the cheY gene encoding chemotaxis response regulator CheY, which produces MADPKMRFLVVDDFSTMRRIVRNLLKELGYANVDEAEDGVMALAKLRSESFDFVVSDWNMPNMDGLTMLQNIRADPALAKLPVLMVTAEAKKENIIAAAQAGASGYVVKPFTAATLDEKLNKIFEKLDKAGA; this is translated from the coding sequence ATGGCTGATCCAAAGATGCGTTTCCTGGTTGTTGACGATTTCTCGACGATGCGCCGCATCGTGCGGAATCTGTTGAAAGAACTGGGTTATGCCAACGTCGACGAGGCAGAAGACGGCGTGATGGCGCTGGCCAAGCTGCGCAGCGAATCGTTCGACTTCGTGGTGTCGGACTGGAACATGCCGAATATGGACGGCCTGACCATGCTGCAAAACATCCGTGCCGATCCCGCGCTGGCCAAGCTGCCGGTGCTGATGGTGACCGCGGAAGCGAAGAAAGAGAACATCATCGCCGCCGCCCAGGCAGGCGCCAGCGGCTACGTGGTCAAGCCGTTCACGGCAGCGACCCTCGACGAGAAGCTGAACAAGATCTTCGAGAAACTGGACAAAGCCGGAGCCTGA